In Anaerolineae bacterium, a single window of DNA contains:
- a CDS encoding Maltose/maltodextrin ABC transporter, substrate binding periplasmic protein MalE, translating to MYRQATIWFSIFIIGPLILGACAPAATPTPEVQPVETAAEPVASGEWSLAKAAEPWRGQTLRLIGEALPPLEALEQLKGQFEEITGTKVIIEGLGHEEAVEKVTLDFAGQTGVYDVVLQPHRALGKLVNSGWLRPIDEFYNNPALRDPNFSYEGSLLNTVWFRETNTYQGKVYGLPFHFISMYLWYRYDWFDHPDEQAAFKEKYGYDLPSPPVTWEEYMDVAEFFTRKAGETLAGETLTYDVYGHTWGGARHVTAWYDFLNVIYSFGGRDIALPDNRGDSYGPVVVNSPENLEALKFIIESLKYAPPGVLSSTWDEKQAAQQSGLVAMAIQWDDAAFAVEDPEQSKAAGKIAYSGVPIKKDKMTQIEGWDYLIPTSSKKPELAWLFVQWAMGKEIQIAQMKLGGQSALITTYDDPEVLAIPYVPTSVYLKTGGQTVLSVRKVGDPSGVGVPERYVNATNPLTGDTSVSIIAKPTFPEEERVTEAIILWVNRALTGEVTPEVALQELEKELKSILPAQ from the coding sequence CGCCTGTGCGCCAGCTGCCACACCCACCCCCGAAGTCCAACCCGTCGAGACAGCAGCAGAACCAGTCGCCAGCGGTGAATGGTCTTTAGCCAAAGCTGCCGAACCCTGGCGCGGTCAGACCCTGCGCCTCATCGGCGAAGCCCTTCCCCCTCTGGAAGCCCTGGAACAACTGAAGGGTCAATTCGAAGAGATCACCGGCACCAAAGTGATCATTGAAGGGCTCGGGCATGAAGAAGCCGTTGAAAAGGTGACCCTGGACTTTGCTGGTCAAACTGGAGTCTACGATGTCGTCCTTCAACCCCATCGCGCCCTAGGTAAGCTGGTCAATAGCGGCTGGTTGCGCCCCATCGACGAATTTTATAACAACCCCGCCCTACGCGATCCCAATTTCAGCTACGAAGGATCGCTCCTGAACACCGTCTGGTTCCGTGAGACGAACACCTATCAGGGTAAGGTCTATGGCTTGCCCTTCCACTTTATCAGCATGTACCTCTGGTACCGCTATGACTGGTTCGATCACCCAGACGAGCAGGCAGCTTTCAAGGAAAAATATGGGTATGATCTCCCCTCGCCGCCGGTGACCTGGGAAGAATACATGGATGTAGCCGAATTCTTCACCCGTAAGGCAGGTGAAACCCTGGCTGGCGAGACCCTGACCTATGACGTTTATGGGCATACCTGGGGTGGTGCCCGTCATGTAACCGCCTGGTATGATTTCCTCAATGTCATCTATTCGTTTGGCGGGCGGGATATTGCCTTGCCGGATAACCGCGGCGATTCCTACGGGCCAGTGGTTGTCAACTCGCCCGAAAACCTCGAGGCATTGAAGTTCATCATCGAGTCATTGAAGTACGCCCCGCCTGGCGTCCTAAGCTCCACCTGGGATGAAAAACAAGCCGCTCAGCAATCCGGGCTGGTTGCCATGGCAATTCAATGGGACGATGCAGCCTTTGCTGTAGAGGACCCAGAGCAATCCAAAGCAGCTGGAAAAATTGCTTATAGCGGCGTTCCCATCAAGAAAGACAAAATGACCCAGATTGAGGGATGGGATTATCTGATCCCCACCAGCTCTAAAAAGCCCGAACTGGCGTGGCTCTTCGTCCAGTGGGCGATGGGTAAGGAAATCCAGATTGCCCAAATGAAACTGGGTGGCCAATCGGCATTGATCACCACTTATGACGATCCCGAAGTGCTGGCTATTCCGTATGTGCCAACATCGGTGTACTTGAAGACCGGTGGACAAACCGTTTTGAGTGTGCGCAAAGTTGGTGACCCCAGCGGTGTAGGAGTCCCGGAACGCTATGTAAACGCCACCAACCCATTGACAGGTGATACCTCGGTCAGCATTATCGCCAAACCCACCTTCCCAGAAGAAGAGCGGGTCACGGAGGCGATCATCCTATGGGTTAATCGTGCGCTAACCGGCGAGGTCACGCCAGAGGTCGCCCTTCAAGAACTGGAGAAGGAATTGAAATCCATTCTCCCGGCTCAATAA